From Bacteroidetes bacterium GWF2_43_63:
CAAGAACTTGTAGAACTGTTTATATAATGTATAAGCAAATTACTTCCAGTTTGAATAATTTTAAATATCAGTCAATCAGCAATATAAAAAATTTATAATTTATTTAGTACTATGTAATGCATAGAAGTGAAAAATATTTAGTACTTTTGTTTCATGAATGAAGAAAAAATCATAGCACAATTCCGAAAAGGGGTACTTGAGATGTGTGTTCTCAGGCTGTCGGACGGCGCGGCCAAGTACACCGGCGACCTATTGCAGGAATTAAAGTCGGCCCGTCTGCTGGTGGTGGAAGGAACCATCTATCCTTTGCTAAATCGTCTGAAAGACGATGGATATCTGGAATACTACTGGGAGGAGAGCTCAGGTGGTCCGCCCCGGAAGTATTATCGCTGCACCGACAAGGGCAGGGAGTATCTGACCATGCTGCGTCAGGGCTGGCACGAAATGGTGGAATCGGTAAATTCAATTATTAAATAAAGCGTAACATGAAAAAAAGTTTTTCAGTCAATATAGGCTACCGTTTGTTCAACATTGATGAAGATGCTTATGAGCGTCTTAGCCGGTATCTTGAAAATGTAAAGGTAAAACTCAATGCAGAAGGATCGGACGAAGTAATCAAGGACATCGAAATTCGCGTAGCCGAATTGCTAAGCACACGAATGACGCCTTCGCGGGAAGTAGTTGTGCTGGCCGACATTGAATTTGTCATCAGTGAATTGGGTGAACCCGAGCAGATCGAAGATTTCTCTGAAGGAAAAGACGAAAGCAAGAAACAGGAATCGCGCGAAGATCGCCGGCTTTTCCGTGATCCGGACGACCGTGTATTTGGTGGAGTTTGTTCAGGTCTTGCTTCTTTTTTCGATGTTGAAGCTTTGTGGGTTAGAATCGCTTTTGTAATTTTATTCTTGTTTGGCGGATCAGGATTATTAATATATCTGAT
This genomic window contains:
- a CDS encoding PadR family transcriptional regulator — protein: MNEEKIIAQFRKGVLEMCVLRLSDGAAKYTGDLLQELKSARLLVVEGTIYPLLNRLKDDGYLEYYWEESSGGPPRKYYRCTDKGREYLTMLRQGWHEMVESVNSIIK